From a single Sphingobium lignivorans genomic region:
- the mazG gene encoding nucleoside triphosphate pyrophosphohydrolase: MSSRAANITPLQDIMARLRDPEHGCPWDVAQDFASIAPYTIEEAYEVADAIQRDDMAGLKDELGDLLLQVVFHSRMAQEAGSFDLSDVITVICEKMVRRHPHVFGDGGASPGWDEIKAAERAEKDDGDHSALAGVAVALPALARAEKLQKRAARVGFDWDNVEDVRNKILEEMEEVSHAVGSEALEEEIGDLLFAVTNLARHHRVDPETALRRANVKFERRFRAMEAMAGTDFPALALDDQEALWQAVKAAEKSAGRD; the protein is encoded by the coding sequence ATGAGCAGCAGGGCGGCGAATATAACTCCCCTTCAGGATATCATGGCGCGGCTGCGTGATCCGGAGCACGGTTGTCCGTGGGACGTCGCACAGGACTTCGCTTCGATCGCGCCGTACACGATCGAGGAAGCCTATGAAGTCGCGGACGCGATCCAGCGGGATGACATGGCCGGACTCAAGGACGAGCTTGGCGACCTGCTGCTTCAGGTGGTGTTCCACAGCCGGATGGCTCAGGAAGCCGGATCGTTCGACTTATCCGACGTCATCACAGTGATTTGCGAGAAGATGGTGAGACGTCATCCTCATGTGTTCGGTGATGGCGGCGCATCGCCCGGCTGGGACGAGATCAAGGCGGCGGAACGCGCGGAGAAAGATGACGGCGATCATTCGGCGCTGGCCGGCGTTGCGGTGGCATTGCCGGCGCTGGCCCGCGCCGAGAAGCTTCAGAAACGCGCCGCGCGCGTGGGCTTCGACTGGGACAATGTCGAAGATGTCCGTAACAAGATACTGGAAGAAATGGAGGAAGTCTCCCACGCCGTCGGCTCGGAGGCGCTTGAGGAAGAGATAGGCGACCTGCTGTTCGCGGTGACCAATCTCGCTCGCCATCACAGAGTCGATCCCGAAACGGCGCTCCGGCGCGCCAACGTCAAGTTCGAGCGCCGCTTCCGTGCCATGGAGGCCATGGCCGGCACCGATTTTCCCGCGCTTGCGCTGGATGACCAGGAAGCGCTCTGGCAAGCCGTGAAAGCAGCGGAGAAGTCGGCCGGACGCGACTGA
- a CDS encoding carbon-nitrogen hydrolase family protein, translated as MRIALFQMNAGIDPQANASALVAGIKEAARGGAGILFTPEMSGCLDRDRQRSGSVIVHEEQDAVLSAVRAAAQQAGIWIHLGSLAIADEGQPDKRRNRGYLIDPAGNIRARYDKIHLFDVDLPTGESWRESNSYVAGEQPVATQTPWGRLGLTICYDLRFPALFGTLSDAGADIISVPAAFTVPTGEAHWHVLLRARAIESASFIVAAAQCGRHEDGRHTYGHSLVVDPWGTVLLDAGQTTGIHYVDLTLGRLEDVRTRIPALRHRKPIGDVVIS; from the coding sequence ATGCGGATCGCGCTGTTCCAGATGAATGCCGGTATCGACCCGCAGGCGAATGCCTCAGCGCTCGTTGCCGGTATCAAGGAGGCTGCCCGGGGCGGCGCCGGGATATTGTTTACCCCGGAAATGTCCGGCTGTCTCGACCGGGACCGGCAGCGCTCCGGAAGCGTGATTGTACACGAGGAGCAGGACGCCGTGCTCTCCGCCGTCCGGGCGGCAGCGCAGCAGGCCGGCATATGGATCCATCTTGGCTCGCTGGCGATTGCCGACGAGGGTCAGCCGGACAAGCGCCGCAACCGGGGCTATCTGATCGACCCCGCCGGGAACATCCGGGCCCGCTATGACAAGATCCACCTCTTCGATGTCGATCTGCCGACCGGCGAAAGCTGGCGGGAATCGAACAGCTATGTCGCGGGAGAGCAGCCCGTCGCCACCCAGACGCCATGGGGTCGGCTCGGACTGACGATCTGCTATGATCTGCGCTTTCCCGCCCTGTTCGGCACACTGAGTGATGCCGGCGCGGACATCATCTCGGTGCCGGCCGCATTCACGGTGCCGACCGGCGAGGCGCACTGGCATGTGCTGCTGCGCGCCCGGGCGATTGAATCGGCAAGTTTCATCGTTGCGGCGGCGCAATGCGGACGGCATGAGGATGGCCGCCACACTTATGGCCACAGCCTGGTCGTCGATCCCTGGGGCACCGTTCTTCTCGATGCAGGTCAGACGACCGGTATCCATTATGTGGACCTGACCCTCGGTCGGCTGGAAGATGTGCGAACGAGAATACCGGCCCTGCGGCATCGCAAGCCGATCGGAGACGTTGTGATTTCATGA
- a CDS encoding DUF1178 family protein, whose translation MISFDLQCSGNHIFEGWFRSGADYEEQRRAGQIHCPTCGCPTISKAVMAPAVAMKGNRHSDLAGRSDKQPAVPQDPQAHAERVQHLLDALASAQAEMLKESRWVGADFAEQARAIHYGEAEPAILHGVAKPADAKEMMEEGIPIAPLLVPIAPPDELH comes from the coding sequence ATGATTTCCTTCGACCTTCAATGTTCCGGCAACCACATCTTCGAAGGCTGGTTTCGATCTGGCGCCGATTATGAGGAGCAGCGCAGGGCAGGGCAAATTCACTGCCCGACCTGCGGCTGCCCGACGATTTCCAAGGCCGTTATGGCCCCGGCCGTGGCCATGAAGGGCAATCGCCACAGCGATCTTGCCGGCCGTTCCGACAAGCAACCGGCGGTCCCGCAAGATCCGCAGGCCCATGCGGAGCGCGTCCAGCACCTCCTTGATGCGCTGGCGAGCGCCCAGGCGGAAATGTTGAAGGAATCCCGCTGGGTAGGCGCCGACTTTGCCGAGCAGGCGAGGGCCATTCATTATGGGGAAGCCGAGCCCGCGATTCTCCACGGCGTCGCGAAGCCGGCGGACGCCAAGGAGATGATGGAGGAGGGGATTCCCATCGCGCCGCTTCTCGTGCCAATCGCGCCGCCTGACGAATTGCACTGA
- the hfq gene encoding RNA chaperone Hfq, which translates to MADKLNNLQDIFLNSLRKSKTPVTMFLVKGVKLQGIVTWFDNFSVLLRRDGQTQLVYKHAISTVMPAHPLDLSKIESAFSANERKPKLLQEIFLSAVHKSGEPVTMFLVNGVMLQGEISAFDLFCMLLQRDGLVQLVYKHAISTVQPAHPLDLSGESDDDED; encoded by the coding sequence ATGGCCGATAAACTCAACAATCTTCAGGACATTTTTCTCAACAGTCTCCGCAAGAGCAAGACTCCGGTGACGATGTTTCTCGTGAAGGGCGTTAAGCTTCAGGGCATCGTGACCTGGTTCGACAACTTCTCCGTGCTGCTGCGCCGGGACGGTCAGACCCAGCTGGTCTACAAACACGCAATCTCCACTGTCATGCCGGCGCATCCGCTCGATCTTTCGAAAATCGAGTCCGCCTTTTCTGCGAATGAGCGCAAGCCCAAGCTGCTGCAGGAGATTTTCCTTTCGGCGGTTCACAAGTCCGGCGAGCCGGTGACGATGTTCCTCGTGAACGGCGTCATGCTTCAGGGCGAGATTTCCGCTTTCGACCTGTTCTGCATGCTTCTCCAGCGCGATGGTCTTGTCCAGCTCGTCTACAAGCATGCCATTTCAACGGTTCAGCCGGCGCATCCGCTCGATCTCTCCGGGGAGAGCGACGATGACGAAGACTGA
- a CDS encoding WecB/TagA/CpsF family glycosyltransferase, with protein sequence MAPPRGEAVWRQARLLNVWIDDLSVQELVERLDNDVLFTVNSDHLYQLQRNPEFAAAYADATIVSCDSKYVRGGVLALGRGPMRKACGSDIVPAYWQHHASNPDVRMFLLGAKPGVAAMAQARINRLAGRDIVVGAHGPSMNFVNDEAECATAIEMINASGATCLVVGLGAPKQEIWISKHRHRMPGVKVFMGVGATIDYEAEAVVRAPKWVRAIAMEWLHRVLSDPKRYAMRYLRNTEFFWLVLLDGLGRYRPPAFLSPVTAARKTRPETGGAEPEAAITG encoded by the coding sequence ATGGCGCCGCCGCGCGGCGAAGCGGTGTGGCGACAGGCGCGGCTGCTCAACGTGTGGATCGACGATCTTTCGGTCCAGGAACTGGTCGAGCGCCTCGACAATGACGTGCTCTTCACCGTCAATTCCGATCATCTCTACCAGCTCCAACGCAACCCCGAGTTCGCCGCCGCTTATGCGGACGCCACCATCGTGTCGTGCGACAGCAAATATGTTAGGGGCGGCGTACTCGCCCTTGGTCGCGGTCCCATGCGCAAGGCGTGCGGATCGGATATCGTGCCGGCTTACTGGCAACATCACGCATCCAATCCCGATGTGCGGATGTTCCTTTTGGGCGCGAAGCCGGGCGTGGCGGCCATGGCGCAGGCCCGCATCAACCGTCTGGCCGGTCGTGATATCGTCGTCGGCGCGCATGGACCGTCGATGAACTTCGTCAATGACGAAGCCGAATGCGCCACGGCCATCGAGATGATCAACGCGTCAGGCGCCACCTGTCTCGTCGTGGGGCTCGGCGCGCCCAAGCAGGAAATCTGGATCAGCAAGCATCGACATCGCATGCCCGGCGTGAAGGTTTTCATGGGCGTGGGCGCAACGATCGATTATGAGGCCGAGGCCGTGGTGCGAGCGCCCAAATGGGTGCGTGCCATCGCGATGGAATGGCTCCATCGCGTGCTCAGCGATCCGAAGCGCTACGCCATGCGCTATCTGCGCAACACGGAATTCTTCTGGCTGGTGCTGCTCGATGGTCTTGGCCGATATCGCCCGCCGGCATTTCTTTCGCCAGTCACCGCGGCGCGAAAGACAAGGCCGGAGACCGGAGGCGCTGAACCGGAAGCGGCGATCACGGGCTGA
- the hflX gene encoding GTPase HflX translates to MHADLGGRQRRDVSARLEEARGLALAIGLDVVETGVWRVRQSRPAALFGSGQVEEIGALVAQAEAELVVVDNNLTPVQQSNLEKAWSAKVIDRTGLILEIFGERAATAEGRLQVELAHLDYQAGRLVRSWTHLERQRGGFGFLGGPGETQIEADRRMIRDRMARIRRELDQVTRTRGLHRARRQRAPWPVIALVGYTNAGKSTLFNRLTGADVMAQDMLFATLDPTMRQISLPGIDKAILSDTVGFVSDLPHQLIAAFRATLEEVLSADLILHVRDIAHPDTEAQKADVLDVLADLGAAPADEDGSAGKAEAPDAAHEGAGPVAPIIEIWNKADLIEDPERLAAVRARAEQEGNVAIVSALTGEGVDALRRMLSDILAKGHRRYEITLDGGNGAALAWLHAHGDVLLEEHDTSGETATVHVSVRIAPADHERFLRLHGG, encoded by the coding sequence GTGCATGCCGACCTTGGCGGGCGGCAGCGGCGCGACGTCTCCGCACGCCTCGAGGAAGCGCGTGGCCTTGCGCTGGCCATCGGGCTGGACGTCGTGGAGACAGGCGTGTGGCGCGTCCGCCAGTCGCGACCGGCCGCCCTGTTCGGCTCCGGTCAGGTCGAGGAGATCGGCGCGCTGGTCGCACAGGCGGAGGCCGAGCTGGTCGTCGTCGACAATAATCTGACGCCGGTCCAGCAAAGTAATCTGGAGAAAGCCTGGTCCGCGAAAGTCATCGATCGCACCGGGCTCATCCTGGAGATTTTCGGCGAACGCGCGGCGACGGCGGAAGGCCGGCTCCAGGTCGAGCTTGCCCATCTCGATTATCAGGCCGGCCGCCTAGTGCGCAGCTGGACGCATCTTGAGCGTCAGCGCGGCGGCTTCGGGTTCCTTGGTGGTCCCGGCGAGACGCAGATCGAGGCGGACCGGCGCATGATCCGCGATCGCATGGCCCGCATCCGGCGCGAGCTGGATCAGGTAACGCGCACGCGCGGCTTGCACCGGGCCCGACGTCAGCGCGCACCCTGGCCGGTGATCGCGCTCGTGGGCTATACCAACGCCGGAAAATCAACTCTTTTCAATCGGCTGACGGGCGCAGATGTCATGGCGCAGGACATGCTGTTCGCCACGCTCGATCCCACCATGCGCCAGATCAGCCTGCCGGGCATCGACAAGGCGATCCTCTCCGATACGGTGGGTTTCGTGTCGGATCTGCCGCACCAGCTCATCGCCGCTTTTCGCGCGACGCTGGAGGAAGTGCTGTCGGCCGACCTCATCCTCCATGTGCGGGACATCGCGCATCCCGATACCGAGGCGCAGAAAGCGGACGTTCTCGATGTTCTCGCCGATCTTGGTGCCGCACCGGCGGACGAGGACGGGTCGGCCGGGAAGGCGGAAGCGCCGGACGCGGCGCATGAAGGAGCGGGGCCGGTCGCGCCCATCATCGAGATATGGAACAAGGCTGACCTGATCGAGGACCCGGAGCGCCTTGCCGCCGTGCGCGCTCGCGCCGAGCAGGAGGGCAATGTCGCCATCGTCTCGGCGCTGACCGGGGAGGGGGTGGACGCGTTGCGGCGCATGCTCTCGGATATACTGGCGAAAGGCCATCGCCGTTACGAGATCACGCTGGACGGCGGAAATGGCGCCGCGCTTGCCTGGCTCCATGCGCATGGTGACGTGCTCCTGGAAGAGCACGATACGTCGGGCGAAACCGCAACGGTGCATGTGTCGGTCCGCATCGCGCCCGCCGACCATGAGCGCTTCCTTCGCCTCCATGGGGGCTGA